The genomic segment CATGTGGAGTATCTTTCCGCGACCACGACCAGCACGCTTGTGGTGGTTGAACCCGGTTGTGATCCGAATACTCCAGATGAGACAATTGATGGTGAAGACCAGAATTGCGACGGTATTGACGGGATAGATAATGATGCTGACGGTTTTGTGGATGCTATGGTTGGCGGCTTTGATTGTGACGATGATAACGCTGAGATTTATCCAGGTGCATTTGACATCAGCCTGAATGGTTTTGATGAAGACTGCGATGGTATGGATGGTCCCGATGTCGACAACGATGGCTTCGTCTCTGCAGGAGCGGGTGGCACAGACTGCAATGATGCCAACTCTAATGTTTACCCCGGTGCAAGTGATGTGAATGTTGATGGAGTTGATCAAGGTTGCTCAGGTGTGGATGGCCCCGATGCAGATGGCGATGGTTTTGCAGCTGCCTCAGCAGGTGGCACAGACTGTGATGATACGCAGGCAATGCTGAATCAAACCGATGAGGATAACGACGGCTGGACAACGTGTGACAGTGATTGTAACGATGCCAATGCTTCGGTTTTTCCTTTCGCTCAAGATTCCACAGTGGATCAGGTTGACCAGAATTGTGATGGATTTGATGGACCGGATCTTGATGAAGATGGTTTTGCCGATGCGCAAGCGGGGGGAAGTGACTGCGATGATTCCAATGCCGCTCTGAATCCTGGCGATAAAGACCAAGATGGCTACTCTACGTGTGACCGTGATTGTAATGACACCAACCCGATGCTTAGCCCTGGGATGCCTGATTATGTCGTTGATGGCGTGGACCAAGATTGTAGCGGAGTGGACGGCGTTGACCTTGATATGGATATGATTGCATCTGTGGAATCTGGTGGTACCGATTGCGATGATACCAATCCTGCAATTTATCCAAATGCCTTGGATTATACCACCGATGGAGTTGACCAAGATTGCAATGGTGTGGATGGTCCCGATGTAGATGGAGATGGTTATGCATCGCAGGCCTCTGGCGGCTCTGATTGCAATGATACGGACCCAAGTGTGAACCCGGATGCTATTGACCAATTCGTAGATGGTATTGATTCAGATTGCGATGGAGAAGACGGACTTTGGGCTGTTCAAGTTGTTGGAGGACATCGTGCAACGTGCGCACTCTTATCGAATGGTTCCGTTGAGTGTTGGGGATACGCAGTAGATAACCTGTATCATTTAGCCACGACTAATGGCTATTCTATCGTCGATGAGTTTGCTGATGTTATTCAGATTGCTTCAACAAGTTCCCGTTACTGTGCTGTATTTGCGAGTGGGCAAATGCGATGTTGGACATGGAGTGGGGAAATTGATGTACCAGCCGATTTAAATGATGCCGTCTCTGTGGATGTTGCCATGGGTCACGCGTGTGTGGTGCGCTCGAACGGACGTGTTCGTTGTTGGGGAGCTGGCACAACCGCGGATTATTGTGCTCCTTGGGGTCACGCGGGATCAAACTCAGATTATGAGTGTGGTCAAAGCATGGTTCCCGAGGATCTAGATAATGTGCTTCAGGTAAGTACTGGCATAAGGCATACTTGTGCTCTACGTCATGACGGTACGGTTCGTTGTTGGGGAGCAGGCACCAGTCCAGAGTTCTCTTGTCACTGGGACGGTACTTGGCCGGATTGCGGGCAAAGTGCAGTACCTGCCAATCTTGGCGATATCGTAGCCATTAAGGCACTAGAAAGTACGACATTGGCGATTACCAGTGAAGGATATGTTCGTGAATGGGGAGGACAGGATAGAAATACTTGGCGTTTGGGAGCAGGTCCTTATGTCCAAGTTGTTGATTCAGATTTTCTAAATGTTTGCGGTCTCAAGGCGAGCGGGGAAATAAATTGTACAGGTGGGCAGTTCCCTCACCCGCAGCATATGACTAATGTTGTTGGAATGATGATGTCACATGTCCACGGATGTGCTGTTCTTGAAGATGGTAAGGTTGAATGTTGGCAGCGAGGAGGCTCGTCAATTTCAGTATACGAATCGGACGACGGTGTATTAACATCAGTAGAGGCCGGGTGGTGGAATATCCCGGAATATCTACAAGCTAATTAAAAAAAAAGTAGATTAGATTAAGCAGCAATGTGTAATGGCTATCCATTCACATTCCTGCTCAATCTTTTTTCAATAATATTACGAACCATGTTGGGAATGTCTTCGTCTTTGATGACTAAGTAATTGTCAATAAAATGACCATTTGGCACGCGCTTCGCTGATTCATTTTTTATGACCAGAACATATCCAAAAGTGAGAGACATGAAATCAAAATTAGATAAACACCCTTGGCTTCGCCGCTCCGGTAAGGCACCGTGTGGCAGGCGTCAGTGGCAGCGTCTATTTTATTCCTAGGCTTTTCATTAACCGATGGGGCTCCGTTTTTTACCAGCGACTTTTTCGGTTCGGCAATGTTCTGGGCCATTCTCTCATATGAGCGAAAGCATTATTACCGAATCATTATGGAGCTTGAGTCAGAGCTTCAAGAACTGGTGAATATAGAAATTCAATAGGCTTCGATAGCTTCGTACCTAGGGAATTCAACCTACCAATTCCCTAGAGCCTGAATCTATAACATTACGTTTCCGAATCTTGTGTCACCAAATGTGGAATGATGTGAATCCGAATAGTGCCTTCATCAATTGAGTCGTGGGTACGACGGATAGCAGGGGCCTTTGATGATTCCCCTAGTGATCTGGTTCCCAATACGAAAAAGCCCCAAGTCACACAAAGTAACTCGAGGCTCATTTTGTTTTCGTAACCGTCGATAGAATACTGATTTAACAGTTAGTCCATGTCATCAAAGTCGTCGAAATCATCCATGTCATCCATATCGTCCATGCCGCCCATATCATCCATGCCATCGGGCATTGTGATGCAAGACATCGGATCGTTAAAGCAAGCAACATCCGGTAGGCATGCCTGTCGAGAACTATCACCTTCGTCGTCGATGCATGTCATGAAATCAATGCTCATTCCCCCTACACTGGGCATGTCACAATCGGATTCTTGTGAACAAGGAATCGTACAATCTTTCATACCCTGAAACTCAGCACAGATGAGGCCGGCCTGCAGAGTGTTGCACTCAGCGTCCGTAGTACATGGAATCCGAGGCTCCTCTTGTGGTTCGGGCGCCGCAGTTTCGCCTCCCGAGGATTGTTCTTCTTCCTCAGCCTCTTGGCAGATACTTACGCTGGTCGAGCCAACGCCGGTACAGCTGGCGGATGCACTGCATTCCGTTGTCGATACACTGCAATCCGGTAGGCATGCGCTCGCGCCTGAGCCAGCGCCGATACAAACCGTACCTGAAGCACAGTCGGCAAGCGTTGTGCAAGATGGAGCGGTACTGCCTCCACCACAAGCGACAAGTGCAACAGCGCCGACCATAGAAATGAAGCAGCAAAATAGTTTAAATGAATTCGTCAATTGAAGGACCCCCCTTTTAGATGAGTTTGAAGTCCAGCGAACTCAAGGGGTGTACTCAATGCCTAGTTTAAGCATCGTAAGCCGGTTTGATATGCTTACTAAAAATTAACAATCAGGACACGGGTAGTTAAAACTTATCTGATTACATAGGCTTGGGTAATTGTTGCTTTTGATTATTAATCCTGTCGTCAGCCCTCAAAATCTTAGTATCATGGATGAGGTGACTATCTACCGGGGGGCATAGTACATTGCATCGAGTACTTTTCACCATACTATTCTGTGTCTGTACCACGGCATGTTTTTACAGCTGGCCGACGGTTGACGCGATGACTTACCCATGTGAGTCCAGCACCGACTGCGTCGACGGGTACAGCTGCCTCAACGGTGTCTGCGCTGCAGAAGCAGGCGAAGCCGCTGACGATGACATTACGGGAAATAACAATGGTGAATCCGGCACCGATCCTGAGACCGATCCCGAAACAGAGGATACTCCGCAAGAACTTGTAACGCCTATCCGAGGAACTCTCGCGTGCGGCGATGACTTTTGCTGCGGGATTGATCTCGAAGGTGGCTTGGTCTGTTGGGGCGACAATCCAGGTGGCCCAGGGACCGCCGAATCGGGCATTGCTAATCAAACCACGAGTAACTTTGATTGGATTACGGCTCAGGGTAACCGTTTCTGCGGGGTCACAACAGAGGGCGCCGTTGAATGTTTCGGTGGAGGGAGTCCACCGGAGAATAAGTCTGCAAACGTATTTACGCGAGTTAGTGCTAGCGGGAATTACGCGTGTGGCATTCATGCGGAGGGGTCTGAATGCTGGGGCTACGATGAACCTGACGCGCCGACCAGTTTGCCGACCCTCACTTCAATTTCTACTGCACCTTATAGCGCCTGTGGGCTCGACCCGGCTGGCGCAATCACTTGTTGGGGCAGTGACACTTACTCGGTTCCTAGAAGTAAATGGGACCAAATCGCGATGACGGACCGTACCCAATGCGGTATCGCGGATCAGCAGCTTTATTGCTGGGGCGATCTGAATCCACTGGGGGCTCAATCACCGGTTGGCGATACATTCGTGGCACTTAGTGTTTCGGACAGCTACGTGGATGGGTTTGAGTTGGGTCGGGGCCTATGTGCGCTTACCAAATATGGTGCGATAGATTGCTCGTGTTGCAGCACTTCGGGCTTTAACACTGACGAATGTTCTGCGAACGAAAATATGGACGTATGTGATGACCTGCCGAGCCCGGTTGGCCCCTTTGTTCAAGTTAGAGTGGGAAACAATTACGCCTGTGCCATGCGGGACGATGGAACTGTGACCTGTTGGGGGCGCGGTACAGAGAATTTTGACGATTTCGATTCTTACAATATGGAGGGGCAGAATGCCCCGTCTGACGTGATTTTTAAGACCTCCCGAGACTAAAGGTGAGAGTGAAAAGTAATGTTTCATAACTGGATAAAAACCTGGGGTGCCTTTGCGGTGATATTGCTCACAGCATCCTTTGTGAGGGCTGAGAAGCCTTCGGCAATCGCTCTTCCACTGGAGGGCCAGCGCATCGATGATGAGACTGTTGGTGTCTTGAATCAGATTATTACCGGCTATCTGTCTCAAATTCATACGCACAAAATGATTTCCATGGACGATGTCGAAACGATGTTGGGCTTCGAGCAAAAGAAGCAGATTCTTGATTGCGATAGCGTGAGTTGCTTACCTGAAATTGGCGGAGCACTCGGGGTCGATGAACTTCTTCGAGGAACCGTTGGAAAGCTCGATAACAAACTCATTATTGGATTTACCCTGATGAATATCCGGGAGGCGACGGTTAAGAACCGGGTGACCGTGAAGATAGATGATGACGAATCCGAGTATGACCAGGGACTTCGTCGTGCGTTATGGGAAGTGTTTGAACTACCTGAGCCTGTCGATATGTCCACTGAGATGCGTGCAGGACAAGCTACCTCGATGCCTGGAGCGCTAAGTTGGGCCCTTTGGGGTACGGGTGTTGCCGCTCTTGGAACCGGGGCGTATTTTGGGAGTGTTGCAAGCTCTAAATACAACGCGGCAACGACACCGCTCTCGGGTGGACAAACCGCAATTTCAGAAGGCCAATCAGCTTCCCTAATGGCCAACATCCTCTATGGCACGGGGGCGGCACTTTTCGCGGCGGGTGTTGTTTTCTGGATCTTCGATGGTGGGGATGACACAAACCCTGCTACAGCAAGAATCACAAGTCCTACGATGGTCCCTATGGTGGGTCACGATTTATGGGGACTGGGTATAATCGCCAGTTATTAGGATGAACTTCCTCGTACCCTTAGCAGTTCTCGTGAAGACGAGGGAAGCAATTTTCATTATACTTATATAGGTAAGAAAAAATGAAATATTTTGAGGGTGCCATAGATCGGTACACCTGTATTAAGTTGTGCTCGATTACCTCTTTGATGACCCAAAATATGCATCGCCTCGGTTTATGATTTTATCTCTCTATTTGTGTGATTGAGTCTTTTTTTGCAAAGCTAATACTGTCCTATTATGACCTACCTAATTAACTTTTTTGGAACTAGGTACTAAAGCAGACGCTTGTTTAGATGACCTAGCCATTTCACATTTTTCTAACTTTGCAGTTTTTGCCAGTTCAAGGTTTATGGCAGCAGAGTTAGCTTCTATTTTTTTCGATGTCAAAGTCGTGTCTTTTGAAGATTGCGATACTCTCGCCAAGAAATGAAAGCGCTAATCCCTGGCCTTCCTCGAGCGACGGCGCACTCAAGGGTACCCAGACATTGAATTTGTGAGGCGGGTGTCCAAGCGGAATATCTGAATGAAACATTGGATAAAATAGTTTTTCAGAATGATGAGGTGTCTGAAGTCTAATCGTAAGTTGAGTTTGGTAATAGAAATCTAATCCCAATACTTGCAAAATTTCCTGAAGCACAAAGGCCCTCTAAACCCTGTTTAGGTCGTCTGGTGTATCGTAAAGCCGTTGGGAAACTTTATTGACGCCATCTTCAAGTTGTACGATTTTTCGTCGTCAGATAAAATTTTGTGCACATTGGTTATCGGCTCGCCTTCTGGCTGGCCTGCTGTTTCTCTGATCCGAGACTGGACCAGCGACGCCATTTTTTGGACATTAGCGCTGAAAAAAACCTTCTTCTCATCCTAAAACAATTGCTCGAAAAGTTTGTCTAGCAGCAAATTTTGGGTGAGTTTAAATGCAGTCGGGGCATTTCCCGCGGAGCTGAATGGTCGCGTTACGGACTGAAGCAGCCCACCGTCCCTTGGTGGATAGGGACCGGGCGAGGTCGTCTGGCAAGCACGAAACGTGGCTACAATCATCGCAGACGAAGTGGGGATGACGATGGTTGTCACCATCTGTTAGGGCAAGAGCATATCGGTCAATGCCATCAGCGCGGCTCACCACTATAGCGATACCGGTGTCCCGCAGTTTGACGAGGTTTCGGTAGACCGTGGCCGGGTCCCAATCGGTCTTTGCAAGGCACTCGAGTACCTCGGAATGAGAAAGAGGGCTTTTGGCAGACTTCAGGACCCGAAGCACCGCCAGCCGTGGCGCGGTTACCCTAAGTCCTCTTTCTTGAAGAATTTTCCGCTCTTGTTCTTTTTTAGTAGTCACGATTGTCCTTCATGGATCAATATCTGATCTTAGTCCAGCTGGCCTATTTAAGCAACCAACTTGCTTTCGTAACCTAGTTGCTTTTGCAAGTTGGTTGCATTATTGGGCGCTAGAATTTAATCCAGCGCTTGGTCATGCCCTTAAGCCGATAGCGTTCGTATGGAGGAAGACTGCATGAGTCAGAAATTAGACCGATTTGGAGCGGTTGCCAGTAGCCTTTGTGCTCTGCACTGCGCTCTCTGTGCTTTGTTGCCCGCGGCCCTCAGTGCCTTGGGGTTGGGCTTTCTGATCGGG from the Deltaproteobacteria bacterium genome contains:
- a CDS encoding transcriptional repressor — translated: MTTKKEQERKILQERGLRVTAPRLAVLRVLKSAKSPLSHSEVLECLAKTDWDPATVYRNLVKLRDTGIAIVVSRADGIDRYALALTDGDNHRHPHFVCDDCSHVSCLPDDLARSLSTKGRWAASVRNATIQLRGKCPDCI